The genomic segment GCTGAGCGAAACCGATTAGAGAGGAGAGGCTGATGAACCAACCGACCATGAACGAGCAACCCATCGTCTGGCACGAAGCCGACAATCACCGCTTCAAGGTGAACCGCAGCGGCTTCACCGACCCGGCGATTTTCGAGCAGGAATACGAGAAGATTTTCGCCAAGTGCTGGCTCTATGTCGGCCACGACTCCGAGCTGGTCAAGCCCGGCGATTTCGTGACCCGCATCATCGCCAAGCGCAACATCCTGTTCACCCGCGACAAACAGAACAAGGTCAACGCGCTGTTCAACACCTGTCCGCACCGCGGTGCGCAGGTCTGCCGCGAGGCCAAGGGCAACGCCAAGAGCTTTCAGTGCTTCTATCACGGCTGGGTGTTCGGCAACGACGGCGCGCTGAAGAGCCAGCCGGGCAGCGAGTGCTACCCCGAAGACTTCAATGCCGACGGCGCCGCCAACCTGGTGCCGGTGCCACGGCTCGACGTGTATCGCGGCTTCTGGTTCATCTGCTTCGATCCCAATGTGGAGTCGCTCAGCGACTATCTGGCCGGTGCCAAGGAGTGGATCGACATCATTGCCGACCAGTCCGAGGTCGGCATGTCGCTGGTCGGCGGCACGCAGGAGTACCAGATTCGCGCCAACTGGAAGCTGCTGACCGAGAATTCCATCGACGGCTACCACGCGATGAACACCCACGCGACCTACGTCGACTACCTGAAAAACATGCAGGGCAGCATGAGTCCGGTGCCGTTTGACGGCACCGGCTACGACCTTGGCAATGGCCACGCGGTGATCGAGTACAAGGCGCCGTGGGGCCGCCCGGTGGCGCAGTGGATTCCGCTCTGGGGCGAAGAGGGCAAGGTCGAGCTGAACAAGGTCAAGGCCCGTCTGGTCGAGCGCTTCGGCGAGGAACGTGCCGACCGCATCGCCACGCTCAATCGCAACATGTTCATCTTCCCGAATCTGGTGATCAACGACATCATGGCGATCACCATCCGCACCTATTTCCCCACTGCGCCGGACGCCATGCAGATCTCCGCGTGGGCGTTGGCGCCGGAGGATGAAAGCCCCTGGGCGCGCAAGTTCCGCCTGTCGAACTTCCTCGAATTTCTTGGCCCCGGCGGCTTCGCAACGCCGGATGACGTCGAGGCGTTGGAGCAGTGCCAGCGCGGCTACAACGCGATGAAGGAAGCGCCATGGAACGACATCTCCAAGGGCATGATCAAGGAGAAGGTCAACTACGACGACGAGCTGCAGATGCGCGTGTTCTGGAGCGAGTGGCAACGCCGCACCGGCGCCCGCGTGCCGACCCAGGGAGGTGTGTAATGAACATCGACACCGTGACCCGCGAGCAGGTCGAAGACTTCATGTTCCTCGAGGCCGAGATGCTCGACGAATGGCGCCTCAAGGAATGGCTGGACCTGTTCACCGCCG from the Polycyclovorans algicola TG408 genome contains:
- a CDS encoding aromatic ring-hydroxylating oxygenase subunit alpha, producing MNQPTMNEQPIVWHEADNHRFKVNRSGFTDPAIFEQEYEKIFAKCWLYVGHDSELVKPGDFVTRIIAKRNILFTRDKQNKVNALFNTCPHRGAQVCREAKGNAKSFQCFYHGWVFGNDGALKSQPGSECYPEDFNADGAANLVPVPRLDVYRGFWFICFDPNVESLSDYLAGAKEWIDIIADQSEVGMSLVGGTQEYQIRANWKLLTENSIDGYHAMNTHATYVDYLKNMQGSMSPVPFDGTGYDLGNGHAVIEYKAPWGRPVAQWIPLWGEEGKVELNKVKARLVERFGEERADRIATLNRNMFIFPNLVINDIMAITIRTYFPTAPDAMQISAWALAPEDESPWARKFRLSNFLEFLGPGGFATPDDVEALEQCQRGYNAMKEAPWNDISKGMIKEKVNYDDELQMRVFWSEWQRRTGARVPTQGGV